A region of the Candidatus Ancaeobacter aquaticus genome:
ATTATTTCTTTTATGGGATAACGCAGTTCGGCTATAAGTATTTTTATATACTTGCTATTGTATACCTTTATTGGTGTATTGATAAAAGATTTGCTGTGCGCATTTTTTATCTGTTTATAGTAGGTGTTCTTGCGAATCAATATATAAAATACTTTCTTAGTACCCCTCGCCCGGATCCTAATGAGGTGCGCGTTATCTTTGATTATTACAGGGTCGACCCCTCTTTTCCTAGTGGACACGCTCAAGGTTCTTTTGCATTTTGGGGTTTTCTAATGACACGGTTCAGGAATGTGTATTTCATTATATGTGCTCTGAGTATGATTTTCTTTGTGAGTGTATCTCGATTATATCTTGGGGCACATTATCCCATTGATATTCTTGGAGGATTTATTTTAGGAGCGCTTACGATCGTATTATTTTTATTCTTTTTTAAGATATATGAGCGCATAAAAATGACTCCGCATTCAAAAATATTTGATATATGTTTATTTGTGCTTGTTCCGCTTGGACTTTTTGTGGCTGTACCCACTGCTAAGATGGGCATGTTTATGGGCATCATAACTGGTTTTGGGGTCGGTGCATATTTAGAAAAAAGATATATTGGCTTTACAGAAAAAACACCATTTGTGTATCAAGTTATACGGACAATGGTG
Encoded here:
- a CDS encoding phosphatase PAP2 family protein: MSLVNYLEGYALIHWVQSFHSPFLDYFFYGITQFGYKYFYILAIVYLYWCIDKRFAVRIFYLFIVGVLANQYIKYFLSTPRPDPNEVRVIFDYYRVDPSFPSGHAQGSFAFWGFLMTRFRNVYFIICALSMIFFVSVSRLYLGAHYPIDILGGFILGALTIVLFLFFFKIYERIKMTPHSKIFDICLFVLVPLGLFVAVPTAKMGMFMGIITGFGVGAYLEKRYIGFTEKTPFVYQVIRTMVGLVPGVLIFFVGRMIPGPLNIRTLVVYAVAGFWVGFIYPYCINAFQKWHERKNVR